A genomic segment from Streptomyces sp. NBC_00654 encodes:
- a CDS encoding nucleotidyltransferase family protein yields MPSGGPGPGARSRLRAPLPPDRKTLGSARPRTATLTSMMSRDDLLSVLALLRDAGTDVVLGGGWGIDALLGEQTREHRDADLLHDREQEPALIAALTAAGYTETLDRRPARFVYSHPSGLEIDLHPLAYAPDGSAVQSSLDPAEPYRYPAECFVTGTVGGTEVRCLSAEQQVLFHQGYEPADRDRQDMERLRLRFGVEAHI; encoded by the coding sequence CTGCCGTCCGGGGGTCCGGGGCCCGGGGCCCGTTCCCGTCTCCGTGCGCCGCTCCCACCCGATCGGAAAACGCTCGGGTCCGCCCGCCCCCGGACGGCTACGCTCACGTCCATGATGTCCCGCGACGATCTTCTGTCCGTCCTCGCTCTGCTGCGCGACGCGGGCACCGATGTGGTGCTCGGCGGAGGCTGGGGCATCGACGCCCTGCTCGGCGAGCAGACCCGCGAACACCGCGATGCCGATCTCCTGCACGACCGCGAGCAGGAGCCCGCCCTCATCGCCGCTCTGACGGCGGCCGGATACACCGAGACGCTCGACCGGCGCCCCGCGCGCTTCGTCTACAGCCACCCCTCGGGTCTGGAGATCGACCTGCACCCGCTGGCGTACGCCCCCGACGGCTCGGCGGTCCAGTCCTCGCTCGACCCCGCGGAGCCCTACCGCTACCCGGCCGAGTGCTTCGTCACCGGCACCGTCGGGGGCACCGAGGTGCGCTGCCTCTCGGCCGAGCAGCAGGTGCTGTTCCACCAGGGCTACGAGCCGGCCGACCGGGACCGCCAGGACATGGAGCGGCTGCGCCTGAGGTTCGGCGTCGAGGCGCACATCTGA
- the aroA gene encoding 3-phosphoshikimate 1-carboxyvinyltransferase: protein MTVIDIPGSKSVTARALFLAAAAKGTTTLLRPLRSDDTEGFTEGLDRLGYAVTREADRWHIEGRPAGPAATDADVYCRDGATTARFLPTLAAAAASGTYRFDASAQMRRRPLAPLTEALRTLGVDLRHDGAEGHHPLTIRSAGIRGGELTLDAGESSQYLTALLMLGPLTAEGLRIEVTELVSAPYIEITLAMMRSFGVEVARRGNTFTVPPGGYRATTYAVEPDASTASYFFAAAALAGREVTVPGLGTGALQGDLRFADVLRRMGAEVRTTADGTTVRSDGTLRGLTVNMRDISDTMPTLAAIAPYADAPVRIEDVANTRVKECDRLEACAGNLRRMGITVHTGHDWIEIHPGTPRPTEIATHGDHRIVMSFAVAGLRTRGLTYDDPGCVRKTFPQFHEVFAGFAGPAGGRTDTAG, encoded by the coding sequence GTGACCGTCATCGACATCCCCGGCTCCAAGTCCGTCACCGCGCGCGCCCTCTTCCTGGCCGCCGCGGCGAAGGGCACCACCACCCTCCTGCGCCCCCTGCGCTCGGACGACACCGAGGGCTTCACCGAAGGGCTGGACCGCCTCGGGTACGCGGTCACCCGCGAAGCGGACCGCTGGCACATCGAGGGCCGCCCGGCCGGGCCCGCCGCCACCGACGCCGACGTCTACTGCCGGGACGGCGCCACCACCGCCCGCTTCCTGCCCACCCTCGCGGCGGCCGCCGCCTCCGGAACGTACCGCTTCGACGCCTCCGCACAGATGCGCCGCCGCCCGCTCGCCCCGCTCACCGAGGCGCTGCGCACCCTCGGTGTGGACCTGCGGCACGACGGGGCCGAGGGCCACCACCCGCTGACCATCCGCTCCGCCGGCATCAGGGGCGGCGAACTGACCCTGGACGCCGGGGAGTCGTCGCAGTACCTCACGGCCCTGCTGATGCTCGGCCCGCTCACCGCCGAGGGCCTGCGGATCGAGGTCACCGAGCTGGTCTCGGCGCCGTACATCGAGATCACCCTCGCGATGATGCGGAGCTTCGGCGTCGAGGTCGCCCGTCGGGGGAACACTTTCACCGTCCCGCCCGGCGGCTACCGGGCCACCACCTACGCCGTGGAGCCCGACGCGTCCACCGCGAGCTACTTCTTCGCCGCGGCGGCCCTCGCCGGCCGTGAGGTCACCGTCCCCGGGCTCGGCACCGGCGCGCTCCAGGGCGATCTGCGCTTCGCCGACGTCCTGCGGCGGATGGGCGCCGAGGTCCGCACGACGGCCGACGGCACCACCGTCCGCTCCGACGGAACCCTGCGCGGGCTCACCGTCAACATGCGCGACATCTCCGACACCATGCCGACGCTCGCCGCCATCGCGCCCTACGCGGACGCGCCGGTACGGATCGAGGACGTCGCCAACACCCGGGTCAAGGAGTGCGACCGGCTGGAGGCGTGCGCCGGGAACCTGCGCCGCATGGGCATCACCGTTCACACCGGCCACGACTGGATCGAGATCCACCCCGGCACCCCGCGGCCCACGGAGATCGCCACGCACGGCGATCACCGCATCGTCATGTCGTTCGCGGTCGCCGGACTGCGGACGCGGGGCCTGACGTACGACGACCCCGGCTGTGTCCGCAAGACGTTCCCGCAGTTCCACGAGGTCTTCGCCGGATTCGCGGGACCGGCCGGGGGACGGACGGACACCGCCGGCTGA
- a CDS encoding PucR family transcriptional regulator — MPPTLASLIKHPALRLTVRAGADRLGTPVRWAHASELADPVPYMDGGELLLVTATNLDAEDAEAMRRYVRRLAGAGVAGVGFAVGVTYEDIPQALVDAAEEAGMPLLEVPRRTPFIAISKAVSAAIAADQYRAVTAGFEAQRELTRAALAGDGPAGLLTRLAAHIDGWAALYDTSGAVVAAAPDWAARRAARLTADVERLRERPAPASVVVGDSDDRVELQSLGTGRRARGALAVGTGAALGTAERYAVHSAVALLTLTTARSRSLQGAEQRLGAAVLRMLLAGQPDHARAVAGDLYGGLLDAPFRLLIAETAEPAGSEPLAEAMESAASRSGESLLMVPEGDRLVVLAADGGAAVAACTAYAEAQDARPAREPGAEEGEVVVGLSAPAGPIAVSAAYKQAEQSLSVARRRGRALVEHEELATGSVLPLLADDAVRAFADGMLRALYEHDAKGRGDLVASLRAWLSRHGQWDAAAADLGVHRHTLRYRMRRVEEILGRSLDDPDVRMELWLALKATTAGSTAGPVPG, encoded by the coding sequence ATGCCCCCTACTCTCGCCTCGCTCATCAAGCATCCGGCGCTCAGGCTCACGGTGCGCGCGGGGGCGGACCGGCTCGGTACCCCGGTGCGCTGGGCGCACGCCAGCGAACTCGCCGACCCCGTGCCGTACATGGACGGCGGCGAGCTCCTGCTCGTCACCGCCACCAACCTCGACGCCGAGGACGCCGAGGCGATGCGCCGGTATGTGCGGCGGCTGGCGGGCGCCGGAGTCGCCGGCGTCGGCTTCGCGGTCGGCGTCACCTACGAGGACATCCCCCAGGCACTCGTCGACGCCGCCGAGGAGGCCGGGATGCCGCTGCTCGAAGTCCCGCGCCGCACCCCGTTCATCGCCATCAGCAAGGCCGTCTCCGCCGCCATCGCCGCCGACCAGTACCGCGCCGTCACCGCGGGCTTCGAGGCCCAGCGGGAACTGACCCGGGCCGCGCTCGCCGGGGACGGACCCGCCGGGCTGCTCACGCGGCTCGCCGCGCACATCGACGGCTGGGCCGCCCTGTACGACACCTCCGGGGCGGTCGTCGCCGCCGCGCCGGACTGGGCCGCCCGCCGGGCCGCGCGCCTCACCGCGGACGTGGAGCGCCTGCGCGAGCGGCCCGCCCCGGCCAGCGTGGTCGTCGGCGACAGCGACGACCGGGTCGAGCTCCAGTCGCTGGGCACCGGACGGCGCGCCCGCGGCGCCCTCGCCGTCGGCACGGGCGCGGCGCTCGGCACCGCCGAACGGTACGCCGTGCACTCGGCCGTCGCCCTGCTCACCCTCACCACCGCCCGCTCCCGCTCGCTCCAGGGCGCCGAACAGCGCCTCGGCGCGGCGGTCCTGCGGATGCTGCTCGCCGGGCAGCCCGACCACGCGCGGGCCGTCGCCGGGGACCTGTACGGCGGGCTGCTGGACGCGCCCTTCCGGCTGCTGATCGCGGAGACCGCCGAACCGGCCGGCTCCGAACCGCTCGCCGAGGCCATGGAGTCCGCGGCCTCCCGGTCCGGCGAGTCGCTGCTCATGGTGCCCGAGGGCGACCGCCTGGTGGTCCTGGCGGCGGACGGCGGCGCGGCCGTCGCCGCCTGCACCGCGTATGCCGAGGCACAGGACGCGCGCCCGGCGCGCGAGCCGGGCGCGGAAGAGGGGGAGGTGGTCGTGGGGCTCTCCGCCCCCGCCGGACCGATCGCCGTGTCCGCCGCGTACAAGCAGGCCGAACAGTCCCTCTCGGTCGCCCGCCGCAGGGGCCGGGCGCTGGTCGAGCACGAGGAACTGGCGACCGGCTCGGTGCTGCCGCTGCTCGCCGACGACGCGGTACGGGCGTTCGCCGACGGGATGCTCCGCGCGCTGTACGAGCACGACGCCAAGGGCCGCGGCGACCTCGTCGCCTCCCTGCGCGCCTGGCTCTCCCGGCACGGCCAGTGGGACGCGGCCGCCGCCGACCTGGGGGTGCACCGGCACACGCTGCGCTACCGGATGCGCCGGGTGGAGGAGATCCTGGGCCGCTCGCTCGACGACCCGGACGTCCGGATGGAGCTCTGGCTGGCGCTGAAGGCGACGACGGCGGGGTCGACGGCGGGGCCCGTACCGGGGTGA
- the dxr gene encoding 1-deoxy-D-xylulose-5-phosphate reductoisomerase, with protein MSDSPAPLADPHLVFDAAEGRRDLVILGSTGSIGTQAIDLVLRNPDRFRVTALSAAGGRVALLAEQAHTLRVATVAVAAEDAVPALREALRERYGAGEPLPEILAGPDAATHLAASDCHTVLNGITGSIGLAPTLAALEAGRTLALANKESLIVGGPLVKALAAPGQIIPVDSEHAALFQALAAGTRADVRKLVVTASGGPFRGRTRSDLADVTREQALAHPTWAMGPVITINSATLVNKGLEVIEAHLLYDIPFDRIEVVVHPQSYVHSMVEFTDGSTLAQATPPDMRGPIAIGLGWPLRVPDAAPAFDWTKASSWEFYPLDNEAFPSVGLARHVGTLGGTAPAVFNAANEECVDAFLAGRLPFNGIMDTVTEVVTEHGTPAPGTSLTVADVLDAETWARARSRELSAKATAEARA; from the coding sequence ATGAGCGACAGCCCTGCCCCCCTCGCCGACCCGCATCTCGTCTTCGACGCCGCAGAAGGACGCCGGGATCTCGTGATCCTCGGCTCCACCGGGTCCATCGGCACCCAGGCCATCGACCTGGTGCTGCGCAACCCCGACCGCTTCCGGGTCACCGCGCTCTCGGCCGCGGGCGGCCGGGTCGCCCTCCTCGCCGAGCAGGCACACACACTCCGGGTGGCCACGGTGGCGGTCGCCGCCGAGGACGCGGTCCCCGCCCTGCGCGAGGCGTTGCGGGAGCGGTACGGAGCCGGGGAGCCGCTCCCCGAGATCCTGGCCGGACCCGACGCGGCCACCCACCTCGCCGCGAGCGACTGCCACACCGTGCTGAACGGGATCACCGGCTCCATCGGGCTGGCCCCGACCCTCGCCGCACTGGAGGCGGGCCGCACGCTCGCCCTCGCCAACAAGGAGTCGCTGATCGTCGGCGGCCCGCTGGTGAAGGCACTCGCCGCCCCGGGCCAGATCATCCCGGTCGACTCCGAGCACGCCGCGCTCTTCCAGGCACTCGCCGCCGGGACCCGCGCCGATGTCCGCAAGCTCGTCGTCACGGCCTCCGGCGGTCCCTTCCGCGGCCGGACGAGGAGCGACCTGGCCGATGTCACCCGGGAGCAGGCCCTCGCCCACCCGACCTGGGCCATGGGCCCGGTCATCACGATCAACTCGGCGACCCTCGTCAACAAGGGACTGGAAGTCATCGAGGCGCATCTCCTCTACGACATTCCGTTCGACCGGATCGAGGTCGTGGTCCATCCCCAGTCGTACGTGCATTCCATGGTGGAGTTCACCGACGGCTCCACGCTCGCCCAGGCCACCCCGCCGGACATGCGCGGCCCGATCGCCATCGGCCTCGGCTGGCCCCTGCGCGTCCCGGACGCCGCACCCGCCTTCGACTGGACGAAGGCCTCCAGCTGGGAGTTCTACCCCCTGGACAACGAGGCGTTCCCGTCCGTCGGACTCGCCAGGCACGTCGGCACGCTCGGCGGCACCGCGCCCGCCGTGTTCAACGCCGCGAACGAGGAGTGCGTGGACGCGTTCCTCGCGGGACGGCTGCCGTTCAACGGAATCATGGATACGGTCACCGAGGTGGTGACCGAACACGGCACCCCCGCCCCGGGAACTTCGCTGACGGTCGCGGACGTCCTCGATGCGGAGACCTGGGCCCGTGCCCGGTCCCGGGAACTCTCGGCGAAAGCGACAGCGGAGGCGCGCGCATGA
- a CDS encoding acyl-CoA dehydrogenase family protein, which produces MSAPPHTSEIPRVTEREARRVAEAAREQDWRRPSFAKELFLGRFRLDLIHPHPLPPPDDVRRGEEFLARLRAFCETRVDGALIEREAKIPDEVINGLKELGALGMKIDTKYGGLGLTQVYYNKALALVGSASPSLGALLSAHQSIGVPQPLKIFGTQEQKDTFLPRLARTDISAFLLTEPDVGSDPARLATSAVPEGDDYVLDGVKLWTTNGVVADLLVVMARVPESEGHQGGITAFVVEADSPGITVENRNAFMGLRGIENGVTRFHRVRVPAAHRIGPEGAGLKIALTTLNTGRLSLPAMCVGAGKWSLKIAREWSAVREQWGRPVARHEAVGAKISFIAATTFALEAVVDLSSQMADENRNDIRIEAALAKLYGSEMGCLIADELVQIRGGRGFETADSLAARGERAVPAEQLLRDLRINRIFEGSTEIMHLLIAREAVDAHLKVAGDLIDPDKPLSAKARAGANAAGFYARWLPGLVAGPGQLPRTYGEFHPAGHPDLSAHLRYVERSARKLARSTFYAMSRWQGRMETKQGFLGRIVDIGAELFAMSAACVRAELLRTSGDHGREAYQLADAFCHQSRIRAEELFTRLWSNTDDLDRRVVDGVLAGTYTWLEEGVVDPSGDGPWIADATPGASTKENLHRPIR; this is translated from the coding sequence ATGTCCGCCCCACCCCACACGTCCGAGATCCCCCGAGTCACCGAGCGCGAAGCGCGCCGCGTGGCCGAGGCCGCCCGCGAGCAGGACTGGCGCAGGCCGAGCTTCGCCAAGGAGCTCTTCCTGGGCCGCTTCCGGCTCGACCTGATCCACCCGCACCCCCTGCCGCCCCCGGACGACGTCCGGCGCGGCGAGGAGTTCCTGGCCCGGCTGCGCGCATTCTGCGAGACGCGCGTCGACGGAGCCCTGATCGAGCGCGAGGCGAAGATCCCCGACGAGGTGATCAACGGGCTCAAGGAACTCGGCGCGCTCGGCATGAAGATCGACACGAAGTACGGCGGTCTCGGCCTCACCCAGGTGTACTACAACAAGGCGCTCGCCCTCGTCGGATCGGCCAGCCCCTCGCTCGGCGCGCTGCTCTCGGCCCATCAGTCGATCGGCGTACCGCAGCCACTGAAGATCTTCGGCACCCAGGAACAGAAGGACACCTTCCTGCCCCGGCTGGCCCGCACCGACATCTCGGCCTTCCTCCTCACCGAACCCGACGTCGGCTCCGACCCGGCCAGGCTCGCCACCTCCGCCGTCCCCGAGGGCGACGACTACGTCCTGGACGGCGTGAAGCTGTGGACCACCAACGGGGTCGTGGCCGATCTGCTGGTCGTCATGGCCAGGGTGCCCGAGTCCGAGGGGCACCAGGGCGGCATCACCGCGTTCGTCGTCGAGGCGGACTCCCCGGGCATCACCGTGGAGAACCGCAACGCCTTCATGGGACTGCGCGGCATCGAGAACGGTGTGACCCGCTTCCACCGCGTCCGTGTCCCCGCCGCCCACCGGATCGGCCCCGAGGGCGCCGGTCTCAAGATCGCCCTCACCACGCTCAACACCGGCCGCCTCTCACTGCCCGCCATGTGCGTCGGCGCCGGGAAGTGGAGCCTGAAGATCGCCCGTGAATGGTCGGCCGTACGCGAACAGTGGGGCAGGCCGGTCGCCCGGCACGAAGCGGTCGGCGCGAAGATCTCCTTCATCGCCGCCACCACGTTCGCGCTGGAGGCCGTCGTCGACCTCTCCTCCCAGATGGCCGACGAGAACCGCAACGACATCCGGATCGAGGCCGCCCTCGCCAAGCTGTACGGCTCCGAGATGGGCTGCCTGATCGCCGACGAACTGGTCCAGATCCGCGGCGGCCGCGGCTTCGAGACCGCCGACTCCCTGGCCGCCCGGGGCGAACGGGCCGTCCCGGCCGAGCAGCTCCTGCGCGACCTGCGGATCAACCGGATCTTCGAGGGCTCCACCGAGATCATGCACCTGCTGATCGCCCGGGAGGCCGTCGACGCCCATCTGAAGGTCGCGGGCGACCTCATCGACCCGGACAAACCGCTGTCGGCCAAGGCCAGGGCGGGCGCCAACGCCGCCGGGTTCTACGCCCGCTGGCTCCCCGGACTGGTCGCCGGACCGGGCCAGCTCCCGCGGACCTACGGCGAGTTCCACCCCGCGGGCCACCCCGACCTCTCCGCCCACCTGCGCTACGTCGAACGCTCCGCCCGCAAACTGGCCCGGTCCACCTTCTACGCGATGTCCCGCTGGCAGGGCCGGATGGAGACCAAACAGGGCTTCCTCGGCCGGATCGTCGACATCGGCGCCGAACTCTTCGCGATGAGCGCCGCCTGCGTGCGCGCCGAACTGCTGCGCACGAGCGGCGACCACGGCCGGGAGGCGTACCAGCTCGCCGACGCCTTCTGCCACCAGTCCCGGATCCGGGCCGAGGAGCTCTTCACCCGCCTCTGGTCCAACACCGACGACCTCGACCGCCGGGTGGTCGACGGCGTGCTGGCCGGTACGTACACCTGGCTGGAGGAGGGCGTCGTCGACCCGAGCGGCGACGGCCCCTGGATCGCCGACGCCACCCCGGGAGCGTCCACGAAGGAGAACCTGCACCGGCCGATCCGCTGA
- a CDS encoding sensor histidine kinase has translation MRRPHRRCSLRRSVRPSFLRRTGLWLVLCAPVVMSAVVLGSGHRAEAAVAVPLLGAAVGVSRRWPLAASSVPVLLGLWSGTGSLAPVYWGALAVFVFLAGSRPSAARPAPLSLAGAVLPVAGVLACACLTREPWDRPAAVLGRVSLELLVLLLLPWLLGRHRRRYTELISTGRRVAGLVASERRAVADRTRIAEQARIAGDMHDSLGHELTLLAVRAAALELNPALGPGGRAAAGELREAAAAATGRLREIVGVLGTEDRPAAGESLGALVEGARACGVAVSYAPSGEESADRITEGLPRTTALAVHRVVQGGLTNAVKHAPGAAVRVELARSGGRVGVAVVNEASRSGALPGVASGATGLVGLGERVRLAGGTLVSGPTPRGGFRVVAELPAESPAGPAANSGAGTGTGTVAVAVAGSWSDAVPEPAPSAVELERAGRQVRRLLALTVRAPLAVVAGALVLVVPASVAGSSFAVLDGGRYTRLTVGEPHADVSERLPAMTRGEPPSGAGEAPAGADCVYYSTAPMSSDAYRLCFTGGRLSSKAVVGPSS, from the coding sequence ATGCGCCGTCCGCACCGCCGATGCTCCCTCCGCCGGTCCGTCCGCCCGTCCTTCCTCCGCCGCACCGGGCTGTGGCTCGTGCTCTGCGCTCCCGTGGTGATGTCCGCCGTCGTCCTGGGGAGCGGTCACCGGGCCGAGGCGGCGGTCGCGGTGCCCCTGCTGGGGGCCGCCGTGGGGGTCTCGCGGCGGTGGCCGCTCGCCGCGTCGAGTGTGCCGGTGCTGCTGGGCCTGTGGTCGGGTACGGGGTCGCTCGCGCCCGTGTACTGGGGGGCGCTGGCGGTCTTCGTCTTCCTCGCGGGGTCCCGGCCGTCCGCCGCCCGGCCCGCGCCGCTGTCCCTCGCCGGTGCGGTGCTGCCGGTGGCGGGCGTCCTGGCGTGCGCCTGCCTCACGCGGGAGCCGTGGGACCGGCCCGCGGCGGTGCTGGGCCGGGTGTCCCTGGAGCTGCTGGTTCTGCTGTTGCTGCCCTGGCTGCTCGGCCGCCACCGCAGGCGGTACACCGAGCTGATCTCCACCGGGCGGCGGGTGGCCGGTCTGGTGGCGAGCGAGCGGCGGGCGGTCGCCGACCGGACCCGGATCGCGGAACAGGCCCGGATCGCGGGCGACATGCACGACTCGCTCGGCCATGAGCTGACCCTGCTCGCGGTCCGGGCCGCGGCGCTGGAGCTGAACCCCGCGCTGGGGCCCGGAGGGCGGGCGGCCGCCGGTGAGCTGAGGGAGGCCGCGGCGGCGGCGACCGGAAGGCTGCGCGAGATCGTAGGCGTACTGGGCACGGAGGACCGCCCCGCGGCCGGGGAGTCCCTCGGCGCCCTGGTGGAGGGGGCGCGTGCGTGCGGGGTCGCGGTCTCGTACGCCCCCTCGGGCGAGGAGAGCGCGGACCGGATCACCGAGGGGCTGCCGAGGACGACCGCCCTCGCGGTGCACCGGGTCGTCCAGGGGGGCCTGACCAACGCGGTCAAGCACGCCCCGGGCGCCGCGGTCCGTGTCGAGCTGGCGCGGAGCGGCGGACGGGTCGGCGTCGCGGTGGTGAACGAGGCGTCGAGGTCCGGTGCTCTGCCCGGGGTCGCCTCCGGCGCGACGGGGCTCGTCGGGCTCGGCGAACGCGTACGGCTGGCAGGCGGCACGCTGGTCTCCGGGCCCACGCCCCGGGGCGGCTTCCGGGTCGTCGCCGAGCTGCCCGCCGAGTCGCCCGCAGGACCGGCGGCCAACTCGGGCGCCGGGACCGGGACCGGGACCGTGGCCGTGGCCGTGGCCGGTTCCTGGAGTGACGCCGTGCCGGAGCCCGCACCGTCCGCCGTCGAACTGGAACGGGCCGGACGCCAGGTGCGCCGGCTGCTCGCGCTGACCGTGCGGGCGCCGCTCGCGGTCGTCGCCGGAGCACTCGTCCTGGTGGTCCCGGCCAGTGTGGCCGGCTCGTCCTTCGCGGTCCTGGACGGTGGGCGGTACACCCGCCTGACCGTGGGCGAGCCGCACGCCGATGTGTCGGAGCGGCTGCCCGCGATGACCCGGGGCGAGCCGCCGTCCGGGGCGGGTGAGGCACCCGCCGGGGCGGACTGCGTGTACTACAGCACGGCGCCGATGTCCTCGGACGCCTACCGGTTGTGCTTCACCGGCGGACGGCTGTCGTCCAAGGCGGTGGTGGGGCCGTCGTCCTGA
- a CDS encoding aldehyde dehydrogenase family protein, which yields MTSTHAFWLAGRRATGEDSFDVTNSYDGRLVGTVSVPTDAQVEEAVAAAHAVREEFAATPAHVRAAALDHVVRRLGERTEEIAQLISAENGKPIKWARGEVGRAVSVFRFAAEEARRFNGGDAQRLDTDAGGTGRLGLTRRFPRGAVLGIAPFNFPLNLSAHKVAPAIAVGAPIILKPAPATPISSLILGELLAETDLPAGSWSVLTVPNEKMPALVQDERLPVISFTGSGPVGYSIMESVPRKHCTLELGGNGAAVVLGDYASEADLDWAATRIATFSNYQGGQSCISVQRVIADASVHDRLLPKIVSAVEALVTGDPADATTDVGPLVSEDAAKRVESWVDEAVAAGAELLTGGKRDGATYAPTVLTGLPADVKLSCEEVFGPVMSIQKVDGEAEAFAAVNSSKYGLQAGVFTHDLQTAFRAHRALEVGGVIIGDVPSYRADQMPYGGAKQSGVGREGVRYAMDDYTYERVLVLTGLAL from the coding sequence ATGACTTCCACCCACGCCTTCTGGCTGGCCGGCCGCCGGGCCACCGGCGAGGACAGCTTCGACGTCACCAATTCCTACGACGGCCGTCTCGTCGGCACGGTCAGCGTGCCGACCGACGCGCAGGTCGAGGAGGCCGTCGCCGCCGCGCACGCCGTGCGCGAGGAGTTCGCCGCGACCCCGGCGCATGTCCGGGCCGCCGCGCTCGACCATGTCGTCCGGCGCCTCGGGGAGCGCACCGAGGAGATCGCCCAGCTGATCTCGGCCGAGAACGGCAAGCCCATCAAGTGGGCCCGCGGCGAGGTCGGCCGCGCCGTCTCCGTGTTCCGCTTCGCCGCCGAGGAGGCCCGCCGCTTCAACGGGGGCGACGCCCAGCGGCTGGACACCGACGCCGGCGGCACCGGCCGACTGGGGCTCACCCGGCGCTTCCCGCGCGGCGCCGTCCTCGGTATCGCGCCGTTCAACTTCCCGCTCAACCTGAGCGCGCACAAGGTCGCCCCGGCCATCGCCGTCGGCGCCCCGATCATCCTGAAGCCCGCCCCGGCCACCCCGATCTCCTCGCTGATCCTCGGCGAACTGCTGGCCGAGACCGACCTCCCGGCCGGTTCCTGGTCCGTGCTGACGGTGCCCAACGAGAAGATGCCCGCCCTGGTCCAGGACGAGCGGCTGCCCGTGATCTCGTTCACCGGCTCGGGCCCGGTCGGCTACTCGATCATGGAGTCGGTGCCCCGCAAGCACTGCACCCTGGAGCTGGGCGGCAACGGCGCGGCGGTCGTCCTCGGCGACTACGCCTCCGAAGCCGACCTGGACTGGGCCGCGACCCGCATCGCGACCTTCTCCAACTACCAGGGCGGCCAGTCCTGCATCTCGGTGCAGCGCGTCATCGCCGACGCCTCGGTCCACGACCGGCTGCTCCCGAAGATCGTCTCCGCCGTCGAGGCGCTGGTCACCGGCGACCCCGCCGACGCCACCACCGACGTCGGCCCGCTGGTCAGCGAGGACGCGGCCAAGCGCGTCGAGTCCTGGGTCGACGAGGCCGTCGCCGCCGGGGCCGAGCTGCTGACGGGCGGCAAGCGCGACGGGGCCACCTACGCCCCCACCGTGCTCACCGGCCTCCCCGCCGATGTGAAGCTCTCCTGCGAAGAGGTCTTCGGCCCGGTCATGTCCATCCAGAAGGTGGACGGCGAGGCCGAGGCGTTCGCCGCCGTCAACTCCTCCAAGTACGGCCTTCAGGCAGGCGTCTTCACCCACGACCTGCAGACCGCCTTCCGCGCCCACCGCGCCCTGGAGGTGGGCGGCGTGATCATCGGCGACGTCCCCTCGTACCGCGCGGACCAGATGCCGTACGGCGGAGCCAAGCAGTCCGGCGTCGGCCGCGAAGGTGTGCGCTACGCGATGGACGACTACACCTACGAGCGCGTCCTGGTCCTCACCGGCCTGGCCCTCTAG